In Mixta intestinalis, the following are encoded in one genomic region:
- a CDS encoding SGNH/GDSL hydrolase family protein, which translates to MNFPVKNLTLLCALPAMANAATLLQGMVVAEVPFADAQVSVIDSNGKQLTTTTAADGRYSLEVDTLTPPFTLSAMNSALPEGGTSIDCINSDIRRARCMASLLLNVKQDGINTANITPFTDRMVTEVASKLGYIGPQQWVERGTPAKLNAELLTAPLANFRAGMQAALQQLGMRAEQIDPISTPVQPGDGMTRLLSVINHTRGYDNNSGEASGAVLTDIAFRPIAGLEKEGAWEPLDLQRALNDRQAILQAKTRILIVSDSTAATYEVQRLPRMGWGQVFQQQFRDDSDVVVLNGARAGRSSRDFYNEGWYHQMGRFLQPGDYIFIAHGHNDENCNGDKPLRGTSDVKNLCTYPNDAQGKPQHPEGRPDMSFQHSLERYINLAREAGATPVLFTPTTRVKNAAGKIAFQQGPQDVVVSSHVTKNKPGYRFSGDYVATIRQTASRNSVPLIELERETIAFANAHAHDWMDYWLAVDPNDPRYPWYKTQKAGIRSNPDATHFQQKGAEAVAAIVAEQIRQNTALNALADKLKP; encoded by the coding sequence ATGAACTTTCCCGTGAAAAACCTGACGCTGCTGTGTGCGCTACCGGCGATGGCCAATGCCGCTACCCTGTTGCAGGGAATGGTGGTGGCGGAAGTGCCTTTTGCCGACGCGCAGGTTAGCGTCATTGACAGTAACGGTAAACAGCTAACAACGACAACCGCAGCGGATGGGCGCTATTCGCTGGAGGTGGATACGCTGACGCCACCGTTTACCCTGTCCGCGATGAATAGCGCACTACCGGAAGGCGGTACTTCAATCGATTGCATTAACAGCGATATCCGCCGCGCCCGCTGTATGGCCTCACTACTGCTGAATGTTAAACAGGACGGTATTAATACTGCGAACATTACGCCTTTTACTGACCGGATGGTGACGGAAGTAGCGAGCAAACTGGGTTATATCGGCCCTCAGCAATGGGTGGAACGGGGTACGCCCGCGAAGCTCAATGCCGAACTTCTGACCGCGCCGCTGGCCAATTTCCGCGCTGGGATGCAGGCAGCGCTACAGCAGTTGGGGATGCGGGCGGAGCAGATCGATCCGATTAGCACGCCGGTTCAGCCGGGTGATGGTATGACACGTCTGCTGTCGGTGATTAATCATACCCGCGGTTACGATAATAACAGCGGCGAAGCGAGTGGCGCAGTGCTGACCGATATCGCATTTCGCCCCATAGCCGGTCTGGAGAAAGAGGGAGCCTGGGAGCCGCTTGATCTACAGCGGGCATTAAACGATCGTCAGGCAATTTTACAGGCAAAAACGCGTATCCTGATCGTTAGCGATTCCACCGCCGCTACCTATGAAGTTCAGCGTTTGCCGCGCATGGGCTGGGGACAGGTTTTTCAGCAGCAGTTTCGTGATGACAGCGACGTAGTTGTACTAAACGGTGCTCGTGCCGGACGCTCCAGTCGCGATTTTTATAACGAAGGCTGGTATCACCAGATGGGGCGCTTTTTGCAGCCCGGCGACTATATTTTTATCGCCCACGGTCATAACGATGAGAACTGCAACGGCGACAAGCCGCTACGTGGCACATCCGACGTGAAAAACCTCTGCACCTACCCCAACGATGCTCAGGGCAAGCCGCAGCATCCTGAAGGCCGCCCGGATATGTCATTCCAGCATTCGCTGGAGCGCTACATCAATCTGGCACGCGAGGCGGGTGCGACGCCGGTGCTGTTTACCCCAACCACCAGGGTAAAAAACGCGGCTGGTAAAATCGCTTTTCAGCAAGGACCGCAGGATGTGGTGGTGAGCAGCCACGTTACGAAGAATAAGCCGGGCTACCGCTTTAGCGGTGATTATGTCGCGACCATTCGACAGACAGCCAGCCGTAACAGCGTTCCGCTGATTGAGCTGGAGCGGGAAACCATCGCCTTTGCTAACGCCCATGCACATGACTGGATGGATTACTGGCTGGCAGTCGATCCTAACGATCCGCGCTATCCCTGGTATAAAACCCAAAAAGCGGGCATTCGCAGCAACCCAGATGCTACCCATTTCCAGCAGAAAGGCGCGGAGGCCGTTGCCGCTATTGTTGCTGAACAGATTCGTCAGAACACAGCGCTCAACGCGCTGGCTGACAAACTGAAACCCTAA
- a CDS encoding pectinesterase family protein translates to MAGMSITACSAQATEWNAVVSPTPQSGEYATIAQALAAAPESGTPWRILIKSGRWQERLVIDKPVTLIGQSREETQIEANTPAGALDSNGKKLGTSRTSTVEIRASNVTLENLTIRNSFDFPANAALPSGDPRKLKDTQAVALMVAENVDKARFRQVTLEGFQDTFYSKSGSRSYFTDCRISGHVDFIFGSGIAVFDRCDIVARGRSDIAPPLGYITAPSTPSTQQYGLIFFNSRLFKEKGVPAKSFALGRPWHPTTQFEDGRYADPNAIGLAAFINCEIDDHIYGWDKMSGKNKAGEKQWFYPEDSRFWEFENRGPGAAQGGERYQLTETAAQQYNLQAIFTDWEPQLLK, encoded by the coding sequence ATGGCAGGCATGAGTATTACCGCCTGTAGCGCTCAGGCGACGGAATGGAACGCCGTCGTTTCCCCGACGCCACAGTCAGGAGAATATGCCACTATCGCTCAGGCACTGGCGGCTGCGCCGGAAAGCGGCACGCCGTGGCGTATCCTGATCAAATCAGGACGCTGGCAGGAGCGGCTGGTCATTGATAAACCGGTAACGCTGATTGGCCAATCGCGTGAAGAGACGCAGATTGAAGCGAATACGCCCGCCGGGGCGTTGGACAGCAACGGCAAGAAGCTTGGTACCTCGCGCACCAGCACCGTGGAAATACGCGCCAGCAACGTAACGCTTGAAAATCTGACCATTCGCAACAGCTTTGATTTTCCTGCTAATGCTGCCCTGCCCTCAGGCGATCCTCGCAAGCTGAAGGATACCCAGGCCGTAGCGCTGATGGTGGCAGAAAACGTCGATAAAGCCCGCTTCCGTCAGGTGACGCTGGAAGGCTTTCAGGACACCTTTTACAGCAAAAGCGGTAGCCGCAGCTACTTTACCGACTGCCGTATAAGCGGTCACGTCGACTTTATCTTCGGCTCCGGCATTGCGGTATTTGATCGATGCGACATTGTCGCACGTGGACGTAGCGATATCGCACCACCGCTTGGCTATATCACCGCCCCCTCTACGCCCTCAACGCAGCAGTATGGGCTAATTTTCTTTAACAGCAGATTATTCAAAGAGAAAGGTGTGCCGGCGAAGAGTTTTGCGCTGGGGCGTCCATGGCATCCCACCACACAGTTTGAGGATGGGCGCTACGCCGATCCAAACGCTATCGGGCTGGCAGCCTTTATCAACTGCGAAATCGACGACCATATCTACGGCTGGGACAAAATGTCCGGTAAGAATAAAGCTGGAGAAAAACAGTGGTTTTATCCCGAAGACAGCCGTTTTTGGGAGTTTGAAAACCGTGGGCCAGGCGCGGCTCAGGGTGGCGAACGCTATCAGCTGACTGAAACGGCAGCACAGCAATACAACCTACAGGCCATTTTCACAGACTGGGAGCCGCAGCTGTTAAAATAA